Proteins encoded within one genomic window of Polaribacter sp. NJDZ03:
- a CDS encoding RluA family pseudouridine synthase, whose product MQENQPQDIENDDLYEHHRFTASEGQEPLRVDKFLMNFVENATRNKIQQAAKAGNILVNDAVVKSNHKVKPNDVVRVVLSYPPAENLLVAEDIPLDIVYEDDTVIVVNKPAGMVVHPGHGNYSGTLVNGLIHHIENLPTNSNERPGLVHRIDKDTSGLLVVAKTEFAMAHLSKQFFDRTTERLYYALVWGNVEDNEGTIIGNIGRSLKNRLQMAVFPDGDFGKHAVTHYKVLERLTYVTLVQCKLETGRTHQIRAHFKHIGHTLFNDERYGGDDILKGTTFTKYKQFVNNCFKVLPRQALHAKTLGFTHPKTGEFMRFNSEVPSDITECLEKWRTYSENSKDIDLD is encoded by the coding sequence TTGCAAGAAAATCAACCTCAAGATATAGAAAACGACGATTTGTACGAACATCATAGATTTACAGCTAGTGAAGGACAAGAACCTTTAAGAGTAGATAAATTTTTAATGAATTTTGTAGAAAACGCTACCAGAAATAAAATTCAACAAGCAGCAAAAGCAGGTAATATTTTAGTGAATGATGCGGTTGTAAAATCGAATCATAAAGTAAAACCAAATGATGTTGTTAGAGTTGTTTTATCATATCCGCCAGCAGAAAACTTATTGGTGGCAGAAGACATTCCTTTAGACATTGTTTATGAAGATGACACGGTAATTGTAGTAAACAAACCTGCAGGTATGGTAGTGCATCCTGGTCACGGAAATTATTCTGGGACTTTAGTGAATGGCTTAATTCATCATATAGAAAACTTACCAACCAATTCTAACGAAAGACCAGGTTTGGTGCACAGAATTGATAAAGATACTAGTGGATTATTAGTAGTTGCAAAAACAGAATTTGCAATGGCACATTTATCGAAACAGTTTTTTGACAGAACTACAGAGCGTTTGTATTATGCTTTAGTTTGGGGAAATGTAGAGGATAATGAAGGTACTATTATTGGAAATATAGGACGTAGTTTAAAAAACCGTTTGCAAATGGCTGTTTTTCCTGATGGTGATTTTGGAAAACATGCTGTTACACATTACAAAGTTTTAGAGCGTTTAACGTATGTTACTTTGGTACAATGTAAACTAGAAACTGGTAGAACACACCAAATTAGAGCGCATTTTAAACATATTGGACATACCCTTTTTAATGATGAGCGTTATGGTGGAGATGATATTTTAAAAGGTACAACGTTTACCAAATACAAGCAATTTGTAAACAACTGTTTTAAAGTATTACCAAGACAAGCGTTGCATGCAAAAACATTAGGATTTACGCACCCTAAAACGGGTGAGTTTATGCGTTTTAATTCTGAAGTACCGTCAGATATTACAGAGTGTTTAGAAAAATGGAGAACCTACTCTGAGAATTCTAAGGATATAGATTTAGATTAA
- the yaaA gene encoding peroxide stress protein YaaA — translation MKIIISPAKSLDFESKVPTSLHTQPRFLDQSEKLNKKLKTLSKKNLSELMKISDDLSALNYDRNQTWATPFTKDNAKQAIYSFTGAVFKGIDVNSIEEEKIPLLQNNLRILSGLYGLLKPLDLIQPYRLEMGTRLKVGTKENLYKFWGDTVANALNEELEDGELLVNLASTEYFKVIPKKVLKVPMVTPIFKDYKNGEYKIVMTYAKMARGLMVRYIIDNNVKTIEDLKGFNVDKYRFSEELSSGNDLVFTR, via the coding sequence ATGAAAATCATAATATCACCAGCAAAATCTTTAGATTTCGAAAGTAAAGTACCTACAAGTTTACATACGCAACCTCGTTTTTTAGACCAATCTGAAAAGTTAAATAAGAAACTAAAAACACTTTCTAAAAAAAACTTATCTGAGTTGATGAAAATTTCTGATGATTTGTCTGCTTTAAATTATGATAGAAATCAAACTTGGGCAACTCCTTTTACCAAAGACAATGCAAAGCAAGCTATTTACTCTTTTACAGGTGCTGTTTTTAAAGGGATTGATGTAAACTCTATTGAAGAAGAAAAAATACCTTTACTTCAAAACAACTTAAGAATTTTATCTGGTTTATACGGTTTATTAAAACCTTTAGATTTAATTCAGCCGTATCGTTTAGAAATGGGAACTCGTTTAAAAGTAGGTACTAAAGAAAATTTGTACAAGTTTTGGGGTGATACTGTTGCCAATGCATTAAATGAAGAATTAGAAGACGGAGAATTATTAGTAAATTTAGCAAGTACAGAATACTTTAAAGTAATTCCTAAAAAGGTTTTAAAAGTACCAATGGTTACACCTATTTTTAAAGATTATAAAAACGGAGAATATAAAATTGTAATGACCTACGCTAAAATGGCTCGTGGTTTAATGGTGCGTTATATTATTGACAATAACGTTAAAACTATAGAAGATTTAAAAGGTTTTAATGTTGATAAATACCGTTTTTCTGAAGAGTTATCTTCTGGAAATGATTTGGTTTTTACACGTTAA
- a CDS encoding L-serine ammonia-lyase yields the protein MSQFISVFDMLKIGVGPSSSHTLGPWRAAEQWIRQLKENENFHLVDAIQVDLYGSLSLTGKGHATDLAIQLGLTGADPEYLPIENIATIIDDIKELKILSLNGEKEVPFYKESIVFNRAFLPFHANGITFRGFFKGDEISTQTYFSIGGGFIVQENDHLEEEIEINKKNFPFPINRALQLEEYCEKENLLISDIVLLNELELNSAEHIDKELHRIWDTMLECMFTGCHTEGRLPGGLNVKRRAFDTHKKLIKDTSYTNPKEWLTAIRSTEVKFREILKWVSCFALSVNEVNAALGRVVTAPTNGSAGVIPAVLMYYMVIENHEADFSHVKKFLLTAGEIGSVFKKNATISAAMGGCQAEIGVSSAMAAAALTELLGGTAAQCLSAAEIAMEHHLGLTCDPIAGLVQVPCIERNSMGAIKAIHAAEIALETDPKEALVHLDSVIDTMWETAKDMNKNYKETSEGGLAVTVRIVDC from the coding sequence ATGTCGCAATTTATTAGTGTTTTTGATATGCTCAAAATAGGTGTTGGTCCCTCAAGTTCTCATACACTTGGGCCTTGGCGAGCTGCCGAACAATGGATCCGTCAATTAAAAGAAAATGAAAATTTTCATTTAGTTGATGCAATTCAGGTAGATTTATATGGTTCTCTATCTTTAACAGGTAAGGGGCACGCTACCGATTTGGCAATTCAATTAGGGTTAACAGGAGCAGATCCAGAATACCTGCCTATTGAAAACATTGCTACTATTATTGATGACATTAAGGAATTAAAAATACTTTCTTTAAACGGAGAAAAAGAAGTGCCTTTCTATAAAGAATCTATTGTATTTAATAGAGCATTTTTACCATTTCATGCAAACGGAATTACTTTTAGAGGTTTTTTTAAAGGTGATGAAATTTCTACACAAACCTATTTTTCTATTGGAGGAGGTTTTATTGTGCAAGAAAATGATCATTTAGAAGAAGAAATAGAAATCAATAAAAAGAATTTTCCTTTTCCAATCAATAGGGCTTTACAACTAGAAGAGTATTGTGAAAAAGAAAATTTATTAATTTCTGATATCGTTCTTCTAAATGAATTAGAATTAAATTCTGCAGAACATATAGATAAAGAATTGCACAGAATTTGGGATACGATGCTAGAATGTATGTTTACAGGCTGTCATACAGAAGGAAGGCTTCCTGGAGGTTTAAATGTAAAAAGACGTGCTTTTGATACACATAAAAAATTAATAAAAGATACCAGTTATACAAACCCAAAAGAATGGTTAACTGCCATAAGAAGCACAGAAGTAAAATTTAGAGAAATTTTAAAATGGGTTAGTTGTTTTGCATTGTCTGTAAATGAGGTAAACGCCGCTTTGGGTAGAGTAGTTACCGCACCAACAAACGGAAGTGCAGGTGTTATTCCGGCAGTTTTAATGTATTATATGGTGATAGAAAATCATGAAGCCGATTTTAGTCACGTTAAAAAATTCTTATTAACGGCTGGTGAAATTGGGAGTGTTTTTAAGAAAAATGCTACAATCTCAGCAGCAATGGGAGGTTGTCAGGCAGAAATAGGTGTTTCTTCTGCAATGGCAGCAGCAGCTTTAACAGAATTATTAGGCGGTACAGCAGCACAATGTTTGTCGGCTGCAGAAATTGCTATGGAACATCATTTAGGTTTAACCTGCGATCCTATTGCTGGTTTGGTACAGGTGCCTTGCATAGAACGTAATTCTATGGGCGCAATAAAAGCGATTCATGCCGCTGAAATTGCTTTAGAAACAGATCCTAAAGAAGCTTTGGTGCATTTAGACAGTGTAATAGATACCATGTGGGAAACCGCAAAAGACATGAATAAAAATTACAAAGAAACCTCAGAAGGTGGTTTGGCAGTTACCGTGAGAATTGTAGATTGTTAA
- a CDS encoding DUF2853 family protein, which produces MSKFDEKVAQYSKFMDDKGLKYDADLLKAVTKGLGPSIYKKDAETVSGSDAKELLTVKNNFLIKKLGLADGPKLDEAINKVVEAIGKSERNKYRAVFYYMLAVEFGKESIYN; this is translated from the coding sequence ATGAGTAAATTTGACGAAAAAGTAGCGCAGTATTCTAAGTTTATGGACGATAAAGGTCTAAAATATGATGCAGACTTATTAAAGGCTGTAACAAAGGGATTAGGTCCATCTATTTATAAAAAAGATGCTGAAACCGTGTCTGGTTCAGATGCAAAAGAATTGTTAACGGTTAAAAATAATTTTTTAATTAAAAAGTTAGGTTTAGCAGATGGTCCAAAATTAGATGAAGCGATCAATAAAGTAGTGGAGGCAATTGGTAAATCTGAAAGAAATAAATACAGAGCAGTCTTTTATTATATGTTAGCTGTAGAATTTGGAAAGGAATCGATATACAACTAA
- the dnaK gene encoding molecular chaperone DnaK, with protein MSKIIGIDLGTTNSCVSVMEGNEPVVIPNAEGKRTTPSIVAFVEGGERKIGDPAKRQAVTNPTKTVYSIKRFMGNKFSESTKEAGRVPYKVVRGDNDTPRVDIDGRLYTPQEISAMVLQKMKKTAEDYLGTEVTEAVITVPAYFNDAQRQATKEAGEIAGLTVKRMINEPTAAALAYGLDKSNDDKKIAVFDFGGGTHDVSILELGDGVFEVLATAGDTHLGGDDVDEKIINWLADEFKADEDLDLRKDPMSLQRLKEAAEKAKIELSSSASTEVNLPYVTATASGPKHLVRTLSRSKFEQLIDDLVKRTIEPCQTALKNADLTISDIDEVILVGGSTRIPAVQEAVEKFFGKAPSKGVNPDEVVALGAAIQGGVLSGDVKDVLLLDVTPLSLGIETMGNVFTKLIDANTTIPTKKSQVFSTAVDNQPSVEIHVLQGERAMAADNNTIGRFHLDGLPPAQRGVPQVEVTFDIDANGIIKVSALDKGTNKSHEIRIEASSGLSEDEIAKMKQDAEENADADKKAKETAEKINEADSMIFQTEKQLTEFGDKLSADKKAPIEAALVELKAAHLSQDLTLIDTALATINEAWKVASEEMYAAQGGAAGADAGAQQGQPEADAQGDNVEDVDFEEVK; from the coding sequence ATGAGTAAAATTATTGGAATTGATTTAGGTACAACAAACTCTTGTGTTTCTGTAATGGAAGGAAACGAGCCAGTTGTAATCCCTAACGCAGAAGGAAAAAGAACTACACCATCTATCGTTGCCTTTGTAGAAGGAGGAGAACGTAAAATTGGTGACCCAGCTAAAAGACAAGCTGTAACAAACCCAACAAAAACTGTTTATTCTATTAAACGTTTTATGGGTAACAAATTTTCTGAATCTACAAAAGAAGCAGGAAGAGTACCTTATAAAGTTGTAAGAGGAGATAATGATACACCTAGAGTAGATATTGATGGTCGTTTATATACACCTCAAGAAATTTCTGCAATGGTGTTACAGAAAATGAAAAAAACTGCTGAAGATTATTTAGGAACTGAGGTTACTGAAGCAGTTATTACTGTACCAGCATATTTTAACGATGCACAAAGACAAGCTACAAAAGAAGCTGGTGAAATTGCAGGTTTAACTGTAAAAAGAATGATAAACGAACCAACAGCTGCAGCATTAGCTTATGGTTTAGACAAGTCTAACGACGATAAAAAAATTGCTGTTTTTGATTTTGGTGGTGGAACACATGATGTTTCTATCTTAGAATTAGGAGATGGTGTTTTTGAAGTATTAGCTACAGCTGGTGATACACATTTAGGTGGTGATGATGTTGATGAAAAAATCATTAACTGGTTAGCAGATGAGTTTAAAGCGGATGAAGATTTAGACTTACGTAAAGACCCAATGTCTTTACAACGTTTAAAAGAAGCTGCAGAAAAAGCGAAGATTGAATTATCTTCTTCTGCTTCTACAGAAGTTAACTTACCTTATGTTACTGCTACTGCTAGTGGACCAAAACACTTGGTAAGAACTTTATCTAGATCTAAATTTGAGCAATTAATTGACGATTTAGTAAAAAGAACTATCGAGCCTTGTCAAACTGCATTAAAAAATGCTGATTTAACTATTTCTGATATTGATGAAGTTATTTTAGTTGGTGGTTCTACAAGAATACCTGCTGTACAAGAAGCTGTTGAAAAATTCTTTGGAAAAGCACCAAGTAAAGGTGTAAACCCTGATGAAGTTGTTGCTTTAGGAGCTGCTATTCAAGGTGGAGTTTTATCTGGAGATGTTAAAGATGTATTGTTATTAGACGTTACACCTTTATCTTTAGGTATTGAAACTATGGGGAATGTTTTCACAAAATTAATTGATGCAAACACAACAATTCCTACAAAAAAATCTCAAGTATTCTCTACAGCAGTAGACAACCAACCATCAGTAGAAATTCACGTATTACAAGGTGAAAGAGCTATGGCTGCAGATAACAATACTATTGGTCGTTTCCATTTAGATGGTTTACCTCCTGCACAAAGAGGTGTACCTCAAGTAGAAGTAACTTTTGATATTGATGCAAATGGTATTATTAAAGTTTCTGCTTTAGACAAAGGAACAAACAAATCTCACGAGATTAGAATTGAAGCTTCTTCTGGTTTATCTGAAGATGAAATTGCAAAAATGAAGCAAGATGCAGAAGAAAATGCTGATGCGGATAAAAAAGCAAAAGAAACTGCAGAAAAAATCAATGAAGCAGATTCTATGATTTTTCAAACAGAAAAGCAATTAACTGAATTTGGTGATAAATTATCTGCGGATAAAAAAGCACCAATCGAAGCTGCTTTAGTAGAATTAAAAGCTGCTCACTTATCTCAAGATTTAACTTTAATTGATACTGCTTTAGCAACTATCAATGAAGCTTGGAAGGTTGCATCTGAAGAGATGTATGCTGCTCAAGGTGGTGCTGCAGGAGCTGATGCTGGTGCACAACAAGGTCAACCAGAAGCTGATGCTCAGGGAGACAATGTTGAAGATGTAGATTTCGAAGAAGTAAAGTAA
- a CDS encoding NAD(P)/FAD-dependent oxidoreductase yields the protein MNIPQTSFPRVVIIGGGFAGLAAARGLEEQELQVVLIDKHNYHTFQPLLYQVATGGLEPDSIAFPLRKRFNDVDNFYFRLTEVVKINPENNTIETSIGNLEYDELIIATGSTTNFFGNTNIQKHTMEMKSIPQSLNIRSLILENFEEALLTSNIEERNALMNFVIVGGGPTGVELAGALAEMKKGILPKDYPDLDIRQMQINLIQSSECILKGMSAKASEKAEDFLIKLGVHVWKNLRVLDYDGKTVTTNGVDHFRAETVIWAAGVKGEMIDGLNTECVIERAARIKVNEYNQVLGHPNVYAIGDVACMSSEKNPYGHPMMAQPAIQQGRLVAKNILAKLFNKKQEAFVYKDKGSMATIGRNKAVVDLKNWKFQGVFAWFVWMFVHLFSLIGFRNKAIVFLNWVYNYIRFDRETRLIIRPYKNKNSFSFRK from the coding sequence ATGAACATTCCACAAACAAGTTTCCCTAGAGTTGTAATTATTGGTGGCGGATTTGCTGGTTTGGCAGCAGCCAGAGGGTTAGAAGAACAAGAACTACAGGTTGTTTTAATAGACAAACATAATTATCACACGTTTCAACCTTTGTTATATCAAGTTGCAACAGGTGGTTTAGAACCAGATTCTATTGCTTTTCCGTTAAGAAAGCGTTTTAACGATGTAGATAATTTTTATTTTAGACTAACAGAAGTAGTAAAAATAAACCCTGAAAATAATACCATTGAAACTTCTATAGGAAACTTAGAATACGATGAATTAATTATTGCTACAGGTTCTACAACCAACTTTTTTGGAAATACAAACATCCAAAAACACACGATGGAAATGAAATCCATTCCGCAATCTTTAAATATTAGAAGTTTAATTTTAGAAAATTTTGAAGAAGCTTTATTAACTTCAAATATTGAAGAAAGAAATGCTTTAATGAATTTTGTAATTGTTGGTGGTGGACCAACAGGTGTAGAATTAGCTGGTGCTTTGGCCGAAATGAAAAAAGGAATCTTACCTAAAGATTACCCTGATTTAGATATCCGACAAATGCAGATAAACTTAATTCAAAGTTCTGAATGTATTTTAAAAGGAATGAGCGCAAAAGCTTCTGAAAAAGCAGAAGATTTTCTAATAAAACTAGGCGTTCATGTTTGGAAAAACTTGCGTGTTTTAGATTATGATGGAAAAACAGTAACGACAAATGGTGTAGATCATTTTAGAGCAGAAACTGTTATTTGGGCTGCAGGTGTAAAAGGTGAAATGATTGATGGCCTGAACACAGAATGTGTTATAGAAAGAGCCGCAAGAATAAAAGTAAATGAATACAATCAAGTCTTAGGGCACCCAAACGTATATGCAATTGGTGATGTTGCTTGTATGTCTTCAGAGAAAAATCCTTACGGACACCCAATGATGGCACAACCTGCAATTCAGCAAGGTAGATTAGTTGCAAAAAACATATTGGCAAAACTCTTCAATAAAAAACAAGAAGCATTTGTTTATAAAGACAAAGGCTCCATGGCAACTATTGGACGTAATAAAGCGGTTGTAGATTTAAAAAACTGGAAATTTCAAGGAGTTTTTGCTTGGTTTGTTTGGATGTTTGTCCACTTATTTTCTTTAATTGGTTTTAGAAATAAAGCCATTGTTTTTCTAAATTGGGTGTATAATTACATTCGTTTTGATAGAGAAACACGTTTAATTATTAGGCCTTATAAGAATAAAAACAGCTTTAGTTTTAGAAAATAA
- a CDS encoding cytochrome-c peroxidase, giving the protein MFRYFKSLFFLLTGILLISCNQDKKEMIPIVNWSFAQEYYAQNLDIALLYIDSLEVEGMHGQKSKKYFALSRAAFKKAEPYASYLNPEVGHRANGPALSIYKDDTGKIIKPVGYQKIEESVFDDETTEADFKQELYVQKGLLSNLKKGILKRPLNPQRFFIATHQQLLRIVSLAISGFDTPVSHLGIKETIISLESLQNVYKETIQGVVKEKNKELDAAFNSNIENAISFIKTNEDFDTFDRFTFTRDYMNSITRNWVEIRKVSALWKPINTTPFNFDAPTFFEDNSFNLNYFTPAINQNPTDKQIALGRKLFSDPKLSENGKMACVSCHLEDKGYADNVDFNSDNQGNPLQRNTPTLINTAFQQSFFLDGRSNTLIDQISAVFTNDKEFNSNVHKFSNAILKDSTYTSLFKDAFGKVSSNNTDVIKAISSYVSTLNGFNSKFDKNIRGEENNFSDEEKLGYNLFMGKALCATCHFMPLTNGTVPPFFTETEKEVIGVPETAENKKLDDDLGFYWSFKEELHKGMFKTPSIRNIELTAPYMHNGVYNTLEQVVEFYNLGGGGGLGFDLEHQTLPFDELNLTAEEQNAIVAFMKTLTETLDENYDEHE; this is encoded by the coding sequence ATGTTTAGATATTTTAAATCGTTATTTTTTTTATTAACTGGTATTCTTTTAATATCCTGTAATCAGGATAAAAAAGAAATGATTCCTATTGTTAATTGGTCTTTTGCTCAAGAGTACTATGCTCAAAATTTAGATATTGCTTTGCTGTATATAGATAGCTTAGAAGTTGAAGGAATGCATGGCCAAAAATCAAAAAAGTATTTTGCGTTATCTAGAGCCGCATTTAAAAAAGCAGAACCTTATGCCTCTTACTTAAACCCAGAAGTTGGTCACAGAGCTAACGGACCTGCTTTATCAATTTATAAGGATGATACTGGTAAAATAATAAAACCAGTAGGGTATCAAAAAATAGAAGAAAGTGTTTTTGATGATGAAACTACAGAAGCAGATTTTAAACAAGAATTGTATGTGCAAAAGGGCTTGCTTTCAAACCTAAAAAAAGGGATTCTAAAACGACCATTAAATCCGCAACGTTTTTTTATAGCAACACATCAGCAGCTTTTAAGAATTGTAAGTTTGGCTATTTCTGGTTTTGATACACCCGTAAGTCATTTAGGAATTAAGGAAACGATTATTTCCTTAGAAAGTTTACAAAATGTTTATAAGGAAACAATACAGGGTGTTGTAAAAGAGAAAAATAAGGAGTTAGACGCTGCTTTTAACAGTAATATTGAAAACGCTATTTCGTTTATTAAAACAAATGAAGATTTTGATACGTTCGACCGTTTTACATTTACAAGAGATTATATGAATTCAATTACTAGAAATTGGGTTGAAATAAGAAAAGTGAGTGCGCTTTGGAAACCCATAAATACAACGCCTTTTAATTTTGATGCGCCTACCTTTTTTGAAGATAATAGCTTTAATCTAAATTATTTTACGCCAGCGATCAACCAAAATCCAACCGATAAACAAATAGCTTTAGGAAGAAAATTATTTTCAGATCCTAAACTTTCCGAAAATGGAAAAATGGCTTGTGTTAGCTGTCATTTAGAAGACAAAGGTTATGCAGATAATGTCGATTTTAATTCAGATAATCAGGGGAATCCTTTGCAAAGAAATACACCAACACTTATCAATACTGCTTTTCAACAAAGTTTCTTTTTAGATGGAAGGTCAAATACATTAATAGATCAAATTTCAGCTGTTTTTACAAACGATAAAGAGTTTAATTCTAACGTTCATAAATTTTCTAATGCTATTTTAAAAGATTCAACGTATACATCTCTTTTTAAAGATGCTTTTGGTAAAGTATCCTCTAATAATACAGATGTTATAAAAGCAATTTCATCTTATGTTTCCACTTTAAATGGTTTCAATTCTAAATTTGATAAAAATATTAGAGGAGAAGAAAATAATTTTTCTGATGAAGAAAAACTTGGGTATAACTTATTTATGGGAAAAGCTTTATGTGCCACTTGCCATTTTATGCCGTTAACAAATGGTACAGTACCTCCATTTTTTACGGAGACAGAAAAAGAAGTTATTGGAGTTCCGGAAACAGCAGAAAATAAAAAATTAGATGATGATTTAGGATTTTATTGGAGCTTTAAAGAAGAACTGCATAAGGGAATGTTTAAAACACCTTCTATAAGAAATATTGAATTAACTGCTCCGTATATGCACAACGGTGTTTACAATACTTTAGAGCAAGTAGTAGAGTTTTATAACCTTGGCGGTGGAGGTGGATTAGGTTTTGATTTGGAGCACCAAACCTTACCTTTTGATGAATTGAATTTAACTGCAGAAGAACAAAATGCTATTGTAGCTTTTATGAAAACTTTGACGGAAACGCTTGATGAAAATTATGATGAGCATGAATAG
- a CDS encoding TonB-dependent receptor: protein MKHILLFIFLSCQLSTIAQNTISGNVTDAKNNPINGANVYLDGTYDGTSTNDKGEFSFKTDEKGTQNLVISFISFEPFIKTADVSSLKNLKIKLRDDVSSLGAVVINAGTFEANEKAKVTVLKPLDIVTTASALGDVMGALQTLPGTSTVDEDGRLFVRGGEAEETQIFVDGIRVFTPYTPSANNIPSRGRFSPFLFKGISFSTGGYSAEYGQALSGVLQLNTIDEPTEEKTDVSFMTLGLGVGNTQIWENNSFSINTSYINLAPYQEAFPDRNTWKNPVQSLSGEMVYRHKFKNESLLKLYGAFSYTDFDVIQDNINYDEGFYFGLKNRNLYFNTSYKNKFGDNWRIETGFSFTNDHSNLKIIDDLVTDNENSMHFKVKLKKQFSNRFKVSFGSEYFMANFNEAYTANNSNEIEYGFQNNIFASFVETDIFFSKNLATKIGVRAEHSELLKESTISPRVSLAYKVNKNAQFSLAYGQFYQNPKNEYLKFNTDFKAENTSHLIANYQHTKQGQIFRIEAYLKEYKDLVKFDNNRPIFTSNFNNNGTGFAKGLDIFWRQNGKIKNTDYWVSYSYLDTERDYKNYPTTARPNFASKHNLSLVAKHWIADWKSQIGFSYNFASGRNYTNPNEAGFLNNQTKNYNSLSLNWAYLIDQQKILYFSVNNVLGTQNVFGYNYKNSAEPNGNFERQAITPNADRFFFVGFFWTISNHKKTNQLDNL from the coding sequence ATGAAACATATTCTACTTTTTATATTTTTAAGCTGCCAATTATCTACAATTGCACAAAACACCATCTCAGGAAATGTAACCGATGCTAAAAACAATCCTATCAATGGAGCGAATGTTTATTTAGATGGAACGTATGATGGAACTTCGACCAACGATAAAGGAGAATTCTCTTTCAAAACTGATGAGAAAGGAACTCAAAACTTAGTCATTTCTTTTATTTCTTTTGAACCTTTTATAAAAACTGCGGATGTTTCATCACTTAAAAATTTAAAAATAAAATTAAGAGATGATGTAAGCTCTCTAGGCGCTGTAGTTATTAATGCAGGAACTTTTGAAGCCAACGAAAAAGCAAAAGTGACTGTTCTTAAACCCTTAGACATTGTTACCACGGCAAGTGCTTTGGGTGATGTTATGGGTGCTTTGCAAACACTTCCTGGAACTTCTACGGTAGATGAAGATGGACGATTATTTGTGCGTGGTGGTGAAGCAGAAGAAACTCAGATTTTTGTGGATGGAATTCGTGTTTTTACACCGTATACGCCAAGTGCAAATAACATTCCTAGTCGTGGACGCTTTTCTCCTTTCTTATTTAAAGGAATTTCATTTTCTACTGGAGGATATTCTGCAGAATACGGACAAGCATTGTCTGGTGTTTTACAGTTAAATACTATTGATGAACCTACAGAAGAAAAAACAGACGTTTCTTTTATGACTTTAGGTTTAGGCGTTGGAAATACACAAATTTGGGAAAACAACTCATTTAGTATAAATACATCTTACATTAATCTGGCGCCTTATCAAGAAGCTTTTCCTGATAGAAATACATGGAAAAATCCGGTACAGTCTTTAAGTGGAGAAATGGTGTATAGACATAAATTTAAAAATGAATCTTTGTTAAAATTGTATGGCGCATTTAGTTATACAGATTTTGATGTTATACAGGATAATATTAATTATGATGAAGGTTTTTACTTCGGATTAAAAAACAGAAACCTCTATTTTAATACCTCTTATAAGAATAAGTTTGGAGATAATTGGAGAATAGAAACGGGGTTTAGTTTTACAAACGATCATTCTAACCTTAAAATTATTGACGATTTAGTAACAGACAATGAAAACTCGATGCACTTTAAAGTGAAGCTTAAAAAACAGTTTTCTAACCGATTTAAAGTTAGTTTTGGTTCAGAATATTTTATGGCCAATTTTAATGAAGCTTACACCGCTAATAATAGTAATGAAATAGAATATGGATTTCAAAATAACATCTTTGCTTCCTTTGTAGAAACAGATATTTTCTTCTCTAAAAACTTGGCAACAAAAATAGGAGTTCGTGCAGAACATTCTGAGTTATTAAAGGAGTCTACCATTTCACCAAGAGTCTCTTTAGCTTATAAAGTAAACAAAAACGCGCAATTTTCATTGGCATACGGACAATTTTATCAGAATCCAAAAAACGAATATTTAAAATTCAATACAGATTTTAAAGCCGAAAACACCTCACATTTAATCGCCAATTACCAACATACTAAACAAGGGCAAATTTTTAGAATTGAAGCCTATTTAAAAGAATACAAAGACTTGGTGAAATTTGATAATAACCGACCAATATTTACAAGCAACTTTAATAATAACGGAACTGGTTTTGCTAAAGGTCTCGATATTTTCTGGAGACAAAATGGTAAAATTAAAAACACCGATTATTGGGTTTCTTACTCTTATTTAGACACCGAAAGAGATTATAAAAATTATCCAACTACTGCAAGACCCAATTTTGCTTCTAAACATAATTTATCTTTGGTGGCTAAACATTGGATAGCAGATTGGAAAAGTCAAATTGGTTTCAGTTATAACTTTGCTTCTGGCAGAAATTATACAAATCCTAACGAAGCGGGATTCTTAAATAATCAAACAAAAAACTACAATTCATTAAGTTTAAATTGGGCATATTTAATAGATCAGCAAAAGATTTTATATTTCTCTGTAAATAACGTTTTAGGAACTCAGAATGTGTTTGGTTACAACTATAAAAACTCCGCAGAACCGAATGGAAATTTCGAGCGACAAGCAATTACTCCAAATGCAGATCGCTTCTTTTTTGTAGGTTTCTTTTGGACTATAAGTAACCATAAAAAAACTAATCAGCTAGATAATTTGTAA